One genomic window of Polyangium aurulentum includes the following:
- a CDS encoding pirin family protein, with the protein MSRYADQEPECKGAEGPVIDLVIEARPRDLGGFSVRRVLPSMMRRLVGPFIFFDHMGPVQFEPGGGIGVRPHPHIALATITYLLEGEFVHRDSLGSLQPIRPGDVNWMVAGRGVVHSERTAPEVRERGARMHGIQTWVALPQADEEMEPRFEHHPDRTVPVVDRPGVRMRVIAGTAYGAKAPTGVLMPTLYVHARLEDGATLPIDEEHEERAVYVVDGAIECDGKRFEEGVMLVLRPRAHVSIRAVGETNVMLVGGAPIDGERHIFWNFVSSSKERLERAKADWREGRFPKIPGDDVEFIPLPEGS; encoded by the coding sequence ATGAGCCGATATGCCGATCAGGAGCCGGAGTGCAAGGGCGCAGAGGGCCCGGTCATCGATCTCGTGATCGAGGCGCGCCCGCGGGATCTCGGCGGCTTCTCGGTGCGGCGCGTGCTCCCGTCGATGATGCGGCGGCTCGTGGGGCCGTTCATCTTCTTCGACCACATGGGGCCCGTCCAGTTCGAGCCCGGCGGCGGGATCGGCGTCCGGCCGCACCCGCACATCGCGCTCGCCACCATCACGTATCTGCTCGAGGGCGAGTTCGTGCATCGTGACAGCCTCGGCTCGTTGCAGCCCATCCGGCCGGGGGACGTGAACTGGATGGTGGCCGGGCGCGGCGTCGTGCACTCGGAGCGGACCGCGCCCGAGGTGCGGGAGCGCGGGGCGCGGATGCATGGAATCCAGACCTGGGTCGCGCTCCCGCAGGCGGACGAGGAGATGGAGCCGCGCTTCGAGCACCACCCGGACAGGACGGTGCCCGTCGTGGACCGACCCGGCGTGAGGATGCGCGTCATCGCCGGGACCGCGTACGGCGCGAAGGCGCCGACGGGCGTCTTGATGCCGACGCTCTACGTGCACGCGCGGCTCGAGGACGGCGCGACGTTGCCGATCGACGAGGAGCACGAGGAGCGCGCCGTGTACGTGGTCGACGGCGCCATCGAATGCGACGGCAAGCGCTTCGAGGAGGGCGTGATGCTCGTGCTTCGCCCGCGCGCGCACGTGAGCATCCGGGCGGTCGGCGAGACGAACGTGATGCTCGTGGGCGGCGCGCCCATCGATGGGGAGCGTCACATCTTCTGGAACTTCGTGTCGAGCTCGAAGGAGCGCCTCGAGAGGGCGAAGGCCGACTGGCGCGAGGGGCGCTTCCCCAAGATCCCCGGCGACGACGTCGAGTTCATTCCGTTGCCGGAGGGGTCTTGA
- a CDS encoding prolyl oligopeptidase family serine peptidase: protein MKDPCAAPRRALVTALVGLACACGSEAAAPPARTPEATPPATKAEPAQAASVYPVARKGDVVETLHGVKVADPYRWLEDMHSAETRAWLDAESALTRRWLEGVPRRDSIAERIAAAGDFERISPPRHKGKHWFVLRTSGQQEQPVLHVADAPTDEGRPLVEFSKISPDGKLGFAGFSPSPRGTYVAYGLSQGGSDWTEWRVREVATGRDLPDRVEWTKYYRPVWAADEKAFYYSGFPKPPSGEELTAKDLGCAVRVHRLGAAGPDPVVYERPEHPTWQFAPEVTEDGRYLVITIGDGQVGDRGVEEIHALDLTAKAAKPVPLAEGFDAEYVYVTSEGSTFYLKTSREAPKGRVITVDLRDPARPVRKTIVPEGAMPITWVVRAGDRLLVTTLVDAKSRLRAFGLDGADKGEIALPGMGTVFPIDGGRAERSAFYMYTSFDAPMTTYRVDLATGKSEPLRRPKTTLDPSAYETRQVFYASKDGTRVPMFLVHRKGLALDGNNPTYLTGYGGYGAPMTPYYNPEHAFWLSIGGVLAIPGLRGGNEYGEAWARAAEKTRKQVTFDDFIAAAEHLVAQKITSPRKLAISGASNGGLLVAAAMTQRPDLFGAVVVEVGVLDMLRFHLVGQGEGWTGVYGSPTVPEEFRALLAYSPLHNVEPGTSYPPTFVITGENDARVVPWHSYKFVAALQAAQAGPAPVLLNVQGSSGHHGGTTRSATIRGRADKYGFLLKSLDVTLPP, encoded by the coding sequence ATGAAAGACCCCTGCGCTGCACCCCGCCGCGCCCTCGTGACCGCGCTCGTTGGACTCGCGTGCGCCTGCGGCTCGGAGGCGGCCGCGCCGCCGGCACGCACCCCCGAGGCCACCCCGCCCGCGACGAAGGCCGAGCCGGCGCAGGCGGCCTCGGTGTATCCGGTGGCGCGCAAGGGCGACGTCGTCGAGACGCTGCACGGCGTGAAGGTCGCCGACCCCTATCGCTGGCTCGAGGACATGCACTCGGCCGAGACGCGCGCCTGGCTCGATGCCGAGAGCGCGCTCACCCGCCGCTGGCTCGAGGGCGTCCCCAGGCGAGACAGCATCGCCGAGAGGATCGCCGCCGCAGGGGACTTCGAGCGCATCTCGCCGCCTCGTCACAAGGGCAAGCACTGGTTCGTCCTGCGCACGAGCGGCCAGCAAGAGCAGCCCGTGCTCCACGTCGCCGACGCGCCCACGGACGAAGGCCGCCCGCTCGTCGAGTTCAGCAAGATATCGCCCGACGGCAAGCTCGGCTTCGCAGGCTTCTCGCCGAGCCCGCGCGGAACCTACGTCGCCTACGGCCTGTCGCAGGGCGGCTCGGACTGGACCGAGTGGCGGGTGCGCGAGGTCGCCACGGGGCGCGACCTGCCCGACCGCGTCGAGTGGACCAAGTACTACCGGCCTGTCTGGGCCGCCGACGAGAAGGCGTTCTATTACAGCGGCTTTCCGAAGCCTCCGAGCGGCGAGGAGCTGACGGCCAAGGACCTCGGCTGCGCGGTGCGCGTGCACCGGCTCGGCGCCGCGGGGCCCGATCCGGTCGTCTACGAGCGCCCCGAGCACCCGACCTGGCAGTTCGCTCCGGAGGTGACCGAGGACGGCCGCTACCTCGTCATCACGATCGGCGACGGGCAGGTGGGCGACCGGGGCGTCGAGGAGATCCACGCCCTCGATCTCACCGCAAAGGCGGCAAAGCCCGTCCCGCTCGCCGAGGGGTTCGACGCCGAGTACGTGTACGTGACCAGCGAGGGCTCGACGTTCTACCTCAAGACCTCGCGCGAGGCGCCGAAGGGGCGCGTCATCACGGTCGACCTGCGCGACCCGGCGCGGCCCGTGCGCAAGACGATCGTCCCCGAGGGGGCCATGCCGATCACCTGGGTCGTGCGCGCGGGCGACCGCCTGCTGGTCACGACGCTCGTCGACGCGAAATCGCGCCTGCGCGCCTTCGGGCTCGACGGGGCCGACAAGGGCGAGATCGCGCTGCCGGGGATGGGCACGGTCTTCCCCATCGACGGCGGCCGCGCGGAGCGCTCGGCGTTCTACATGTACACGAGCTTCGACGCGCCCATGACGACCTACCGCGTCGATCTCGCCACGGGCAAGAGCGAGCCATTGCGAAGGCCCAAGACCACGCTCGACCCTTCCGCCTACGAGACCCGCCAGGTCTTTTATGCGAGCAAGGACGGCACGCGCGTGCCGATGTTCCTCGTGCACAGAAAAGGGCTCGCGCTCGACGGCAACAACCCGACGTACCTCACCGGCTACGGCGGCTACGGGGCGCCGATGACGCCCTATTACAATCCGGAGCATGCATTCTGGCTGAGCATCGGGGGCGTGCTGGCAATCCCCGGCTTGCGCGGCGGCAACGAGTACGGCGAGGCGTGGGCGCGGGCGGCCGAAAAGACGCGCAAGCAGGTCACCTTCGACGACTTCATCGCGGCGGCCGAGCACCTCGTCGCGCAGAAGATCACCTCGCCGCGCAAGCTCGCCATCAGCGGCGCCTCGAACGGCGGCCTGCTCGTGGCCGCGGCCATGACGCAGCGGCCCGATCTGTTCGGCGCCGTCGTCGTCGAGGTCGGCGTGCTCGACATGCTGCGCTTCCACCTCGTCGGTCAGGGCGAGGGCTGGACGGGCGTCTACGGCTCGCCCACCGTGCCCGAGGAGTTCCGCGCGCTCCTCGCCTACTCGCCCTTGCACAACGTCGAGCCGGGCACGAGCTACCCGCCGACGTTCGTCATCACCGGCGAGAACGACGCGCGCGTGGTCCCCTGGCATTCGTACAAGTTCGTCGCCGCCCTGCAGGCTGCGCAGGCGGGGCCCGCGCCGGTCCTGTTGAACGTGCAGGGCTCGTCGGGCCACCACGGCGGCACGACGCGCTCGGCGACAATCCGCGGCCGGGCCGACAAGTACGGCTTCTTGCTGAAGTCGCTCGATGTCACGCTACCGCCCTGA
- a CDS encoding ABC-F family ATP-binding cassette domain-containing protein, protein MITLDKLSKRFGPKILFEHVSMRFDPGKRYALVGANGAGKSTLLKVISGELESDQGSVEIPSKLKVGVLKQDHFAYENVRILDAVLMGNRALWDAMQERDRLYEGEMTDEVGMRLAELEGVIGEEDGYTAEPRAAAILEGLGIPTSKHTDTVSTLAGGYKLRVLIAQTLFSGADVLLLDEPTNHLDLDSIRWLESYLTHDFRGTLLVVSHDRHFMNAIATHVADVDYGTVTVYTGDYDDFVEQKTTGKRQSEADAAQKKKKIAELKEFVARFGASASRSSQAQSRVKEMEKLESSIQVKRSSVVRPYIKFEIAKPSGRDVLRVEKLSKSFGELKVLDNVDLNLSRGDKLAVIGPSGIGKSTLLKLLVEEYAPDAGTIRWGHDTNVGYFAQDHHEALEAGYTAYAWLHRFDPEAQLEHVRSVLGKLLFSGDAGLKKTESLSGGEAARLLLAKLILLKNNVVVLDEPTNHLDVESIDALLQALVEFKGTVVVTSHDRHFVGKLATRILQLSPKGPRLFNGTYDEFLERFGEDHPTS, encoded by the coding sequence ATGATCACGCTCGACAAGCTCTCCAAGCGGTTTGGTCCGAAGATCCTCTTCGAGCACGTCTCGATGCGGTTCGACCCTGGCAAGCGGTACGCGCTCGTCGGGGCCAACGGGGCCGGCAAATCGACGCTCCTGAAGGTCATCTCCGGCGAGCTCGAGTCCGATCAGGGCTCTGTCGAGATCCCGAGCAAGCTCAAGGTCGGGGTGCTCAAGCAGGACCACTTCGCCTACGAGAATGTCCGCATCCTCGACGCGGTGCTGATGGGCAACCGCGCCCTGTGGGACGCGATGCAGGAGCGCGATCGGCTCTACGAGGGCGAGATGACCGACGAGGTCGGCATGCGCCTGGCCGAGCTCGAGGGCGTCATCGGCGAGGAGGACGGGTACACGGCGGAGCCCCGCGCGGCCGCGATCCTGGAGGGCCTGGGAATCCCGACGTCGAAGCACACGGACACGGTCAGCACGCTGGCCGGCGGCTACAAGCTGCGCGTGCTCATCGCGCAGACCCTCTTCTCCGGGGCCGACGTGCTGCTGCTCGACGAGCCGACCAACCACCTCGACCTCGACTCCATCCGCTGGCTCGAGTCGTACCTGACCCACGATTTCCGCGGCACGCTGCTGGTGGTCAGCCACGACCGGCATTTCATGAACGCGATCGCCACCCACGTGGCCGACGTCGATTACGGCACGGTCACGGTGTACACGGGCGACTACGACGACTTCGTCGAGCAGAAGACCACGGGCAAGCGCCAGTCCGAGGCCGACGCCGCGCAGAAGAAGAAGAAGATCGCCGAGCTGAAGGAGTTCGTCGCCCGCTTCGGCGCGAGCGCGAGCCGCTCGAGCCAGGCGCAGTCGCGCGTGAAGGAGATGGAGAAGCTCGAGAGCAGCATCCAGGTGAAGCGCTCGAGCGTGGTGCGGCCCTACATCAAGTTCGAGATCGCGAAGCCCTCGGGCCGCGACGTGCTGCGCGTCGAGAAGCTCTCGAAGAGCTTCGGCGAGCTGAAGGTCCTCGACAACGTCGATCTGAACCTCAGCCGCGGCGACAAGCTCGCCGTGATCGGGCCGAGCGGCATCGGCAAGTCCACGCTGCTCAAGCTGCTCGTGGAGGAGTACGCGCCGGACGCCGGCACCATCCGCTGGGGCCACGACACCAACGTGGGCTATTTCGCGCAGGACCACCACGAGGCGCTCGAGGCCGGGTACACGGCGTACGCGTGGCTGCACCGCTTCGATCCCGAGGCGCAGCTCGAGCATGTCCGGTCGGTGCTCGGCAAGCTGCTCTTCAGCGGCGATGCGGGCCTGAAGAAGACCGAGAGCCTGTCCGGCGGCGAGGCCGCGCGGCTGTTGCTCGCGAAGCTCATCCTGTTGAAGAACAACGTGGTGGTGCTCGACGAGCCCACCAACCACCTCGACGTGGAGAGCATCGACGCGCTCCTGCAGGCGCTCGTCGAGTTCAAGGGCACGGTCGTCGTGACGAGCCACGACCGGCATTTCGTCGGCAAGCTGGCGACGCGCATCCTGCAGCTATCCCCGAAGGGGCCCCGCCTCTTCAATGGGACGTACGACGAGTTCCTCGAGCGCTTCGGCGAGGACCATCCCACGAGCTGA
- a CDS encoding tRNA-uridine aminocarboxypropyltransferase — MTLPPGASPRAVCARCRRPASVCYCQHIRPIETATRVVILQHPRERDMPVGTAHMASLCLPRAEVHVGVHWSGSSVLSRALSDPERPAVLLYPGPGAIDVMRDPPSSPVTLIVVDGTWSQARKMVRENPELRALPRYAFTPPRPSEYRIRKEPDRAFVSTIEALVHVLGALEGDPGRCEEMLLPFRAMVEAQIAHAEGLRRGRKRVARAPRRPRSRVPAVVGARAEDLVCVVAEANAWPYDGAKRDVVWPDELVHWMAHRVATGETFEFVLAPRNPLSPTTSGHLGLPADLLLSGGALPSFLEGWRAFSRDTDVLCSWGNFAVEMLASVEGALPSTRIDIREAARRASGGKVGTAEAYGARLGVSEPSPLGRGRAGGRLARLVEITRRLSAMARAELRDR, encoded by the coding sequence ATGACGCTCCCGCCCGGCGCCTCGCCCCGTGCCGTCTGCGCCCGCTGCCGGCGGCCCGCGAGCGTCTGCTATTGCCAGCACATCCGCCCGATCGAGACCGCCACGCGGGTCGTGATCCTCCAGCACCCGCGCGAGCGGGACATGCCGGTCGGCACGGCCCACATGGCGAGCCTCTGCCTGCCGCGCGCAGAGGTCCACGTCGGCGTCCACTGGAGCGGCTCGAGCGTGCTCTCCCGCGCCCTGTCCGATCCAGAGCGGCCCGCCGTGCTCCTTTACCCAGGGCCCGGCGCCATCGACGTCATGCGTGATCCCCCGTCGTCGCCCGTGACGCTCATCGTGGTCGACGGCACGTGGTCGCAGGCCCGCAAGATGGTGCGCGAAAACCCCGAGCTGCGCGCGCTGCCGCGCTATGCCTTCACGCCCCCGAGGCCGAGCGAGTACCGCATTCGCAAGGAGCCGGACCGCGCGTTCGTCTCGACGATCGAGGCGCTCGTCCACGTCCTCGGGGCGCTCGAGGGAGACCCCGGGCGATGCGAGGAGATGCTCTTGCCGTTCCGGGCCATGGTGGAGGCGCAGATCGCGCACGCGGAGGGCCTGCGACGCGGCCGCAAGCGCGTCGCCCGAGCCCCGCGCCGCCCACGCTCTCGGGTGCCTGCGGTCGTCGGCGCGCGCGCGGAGGACCTCGTCTGCGTGGTCGCCGAGGCGAACGCCTGGCCCTATGACGGCGCGAAGCGCGACGTGGTTTGGCCGGACGAGCTGGTCCACTGGATGGCGCACCGCGTGGCCACGGGGGAGACCTTCGAATTCGTGCTCGCGCCACGAAACCCGCTCTCCCCGACGACGTCCGGGCACCTCGGTCTGCCTGCGGATCTGCTCCTCTCGGGCGGCGCGCTCCCCTCCTTCCTCGAAGGGTGGCGGGCATTCTCCCGGGATACGGACGTGCTCTGCTCCTGGGGGAACTTCGCGGTCGAGATGCTCGCGTCCGTGGAGGGCGCGCTGCCGTCCACGCGCATCGACATTCGCGAGGCCGCCCGGCGTGCGTCGGGGGGCAAGGTGGGCACGGCGGAGGCGTATGGCGCGCGCCTCGGGGTCTCGGAGCCTTCGCCTCTCGGGCGCGGGCGGGCCGGGGGGCGGCTCGCGCGGCTGGTCGAGATCACGCGGCGCCTCAGCGCGATGGCCCGGGCGGAGCTTCGAGATCGATGA
- a CDS encoding site-specific DNA-methyltransferase → MPSPPRRHIVQAEALAWLDANPAEPGTSVITSLPDVSEVAELGFEGWRGWFVGAARRILRWIPPDGVAIFFQSDIRHHGVWVDKGYLVARAAEEEAASLVWHKIVLRKEAGFQSYGRATYSHMLCISQKPRPLPTRPSPDVLPDAGFKPWSRAMGVEACRLACRYLLEETATRIVVDPFCGHGTALAVANALGLDAIGIDIGARKCRAARNLVIDLEAPPGPSR, encoded by the coding sequence GTGCCTTCGCCCCCCCGGCGGCACATCGTCCAGGCGGAAGCCCTGGCCTGGCTCGACGCGAACCCCGCCGAGCCAGGCACGAGCGTCATCACCTCGCTGCCCGACGTCTCCGAGGTCGCCGAGCTCGGCTTCGAAGGGTGGCGCGGCTGGTTCGTGGGCGCGGCGCGGCGCATCCTGCGCTGGATCCCGCCGGACGGGGTCGCGATCTTCTTCCAGAGCGACATCCGCCACCACGGCGTCTGGGTGGACAAGGGATACCTCGTCGCGCGCGCCGCGGAAGAGGAGGCGGCCTCGCTCGTGTGGCACAAGATCGTCCTCCGCAAGGAGGCGGGCTTTCAGAGCTACGGGCGCGCGACCTATTCGCACATGCTCTGCATCTCGCAGAAGCCGCGCCCGCTGCCCACGCGGCCGAGCCCCGACGTGCTGCCCGACGCCGGCTTCAAGCCCTGGAGCCGCGCGATGGGCGTCGAGGCGTGCCGCCTCGCGTGTCGTTACCTGCTCGAAGAGACGGCGACGCGGATCGTCGTCGACCCATTCTGCGGGCACGGCACGGCGCTCGCCGTGGCCAACGCGCTCGGGCTCGACGCGATCGGCATCGACATCGGGGCCCGCAAATGCAGGGCCGCCAGAAACCTCGTCATCGATCTCGAAGCTCCGCCCGGGCCATCGCGCTGA